A single region of the Brassica rapa cultivar Chiifu-401-42 chromosome A03, CAAS_Brap_v3.01, whole genome shotgun sequence genome encodes:
- the LOC103857543 gene encoding accelerated cell death 11, producing the protein MADSNAERPLRKISTAFKELAATVSSPSPEVSVAQFSHACSLVSPLFGCLGIAFKFAQMDYVAKVEDLAKASSSVSTLVVMMERDIEANCVRKAGSHTRNLLRVKRGLDMVKALFEEIIASEGDNSLKDPASKSYDQVFRPHHGWVIQKAVALGMCALPTRSQLLTMLNEEEAEAKIHMQSYVNASAPVIAYLDNLFLSRQLGIDW; encoded by the exons ATGGCGGATTCGAACGCAGAGAGGCCGCTTCGTAAAATCTCAACTGCTTTCAAAGAACTAGCAGCCACCGTGAGCTCGCCGAGTCCTGAAGTCTCCGTGGCTCAGTTCTCTCACGCTTGCTCTCTCGTCTCGCCTCTCTTTGGTTGCCTCGGGATCGCCTTCAAGTTCGCCCAGATGGACTATGTCGCCAAG GTTGAAGATCTTGCGAAGGCGTCGAGTTCGGTATCGACATTAGTTGTAATGATGGAGAGAGATATTGAGGCAAACTGTGTAAGGAAAGCTGGTAGTCATACTAGAAACCTTTTGAGGGTAAAGCGTGGTCTTGACATGGTCAAGGCTCTCTTTGAAGAGATTATAGCTTCCGA AGGTGATAACTCTTTGAAAGATCCAGCATCCAAGTCTTATGATCAAGTGTTTCGTCCACACCATGGATGGGTTATACAGAAAGCTGTTGCTCTTGGGATGTGCGCTCTTCCCACTAGGTCTCAGCTACTTACCATGCTCAATGAGGAAG AAGCGGAGGCTAAGATACATATGCAAAGCTATGTCAATGCATCAGCTCCAGTAATCGCGTATCTTGATAATCTCTTCCTCTCCAGGCAACTTGGTATCGATTGGTGA
- the LOC103857544 gene encoding integrator complex subunit 3 isoform X2 yields MPCYAILVPLKPTSSTYMLSSRMAKVQLLWLTKEMVDASSVGLEDLLVSLLRRIGSGDYGEQNVWLCSELVSLFLDKWDCLLEDAPLVLTSALYSFLRLLADHCRVTGIPKLENVKRLEIKFCVKMFREQLHLSLKIGRDLVRLLQDLVHISEFKEIWNDLVCSDVSKIYQLKTSSRYFLLRITPEMETQLRFLLGNVKLGSHKRHQIWFLKKFLLGPEKETVLIDIVRFICCVVHPTNEIIRSEIMPRWAVIGWFLDLCKQNHHVEGRVKLALFYDWLFFDERIDSIMNVEPAVLLMLWSIPQYPHITHSLLEFLLHLVDTYDIACRDMIMRGVASAFREIERKGVVQSLDMFLSNPEIATDLKKKLANLLSCHQDIN; encoded by the exons ATGCCCTGTTATGCGATTCTGGTTCCTCTAAAACCCACATCAAGCACCTACATGCTGTCGTCACGGATGG CTAAAGTTCAGCTGCTTTGGTTAACAAAGGAGATGGTTGATGCCTCGAGTGTGGGACTCGAGGATTTGCTTGTTTCTTTGCTGAGACGCATTGGAAGTGGGGATTATGGGGAGCAGAATGTTTGGCTTTGCTCTGAACTGGTGAGCTTGTTTCTTGACAAATGGGATTGCTTGCTTGAAGATGCGCCCTTGGTCTTGACTAGTGCTCTCTACAGCTTCCTTCGTTTGTTAGCGGATCATTGTAGGGTCACAGGCATACCGAAGCTGGAAAACGTGAAGAGGCTAGAGATCAAGTTCTGTGTCAAAATGTTTAGAGAGCAGCTGCATTTGAGTTTGAAGATTGGAAGGGATCTTGTCCGGTTATTACAGGACCTAGTTCACATCTCCGAGTTTAAAGAGATATGGAATGATTTGGTGTGCTCTGACGTTTCAAAGATTTATCAGTTGAAGACTTCAAGTAGATACTTCCTTCTCCGGATCACTCCTGAGATGGAAACCCAGTTAAGGTTTTTGCTTGGGAATGTGAAGCTTGGAAGCCATAAGCGGCATCAGATATGGTTCTTGAAGAAGTTTCTCTTAGGTCCTGAGAAAGAAACAGTTCTGATCGACATAGTCCGGTTCATCTGCTGTGTTGTTCACCCAACTAACGAGATCATCCGGTCAGAGATCATGCCGAGATGGGCTGTTATAGGTTGGTTTCTAGACCTGTGCAAGCAAAATCATCACGTCGAAGGGAGGGTTAAGCTGGCTCTCTTTTACGACTGGCTATTCTTTGACGAAAGAATTGACAGCATTATGAATGTTGAACCTGCTGTGCTATTGATGCTATGGTCGATACCTCAGTATCCACACATCACTCACTCTTTACTTGAGTTTTTGCTTCATCTTGTGGACACTTATGACATAGCCTGTCGAGATATGATCATGAGAGGTGTGGCATCAGCTTTCAGAGAGATTGAGAGAAAGGGAGTGGTTCAATCGCTGGATATGTTCCTATCAAATCCTGAGATTGCAACAGATCTAAAGAAGAAGCTAGCAAACTTGTTGTCATGTCATCAGGACATTAACTGA
- the LOC103857544 gene encoding integrator complex subunit 3 homolog isoform X1, whose translation MEKGNPFVASLHEVENQLELSLRQAFESLEPKLQPPFSLDIPDPQESLELSRAIVYALLCDSGSSKTHIKHLHAVVTDGYAFFTSLLVGIVVELYGKLVDSAKVQLLWLTKEMVDASSVGLEDLLVSLLRRIGSGDYGEQNVWLCSELVSLFLDKWDCLLEDAPLVLTSALYSFLRLLADHCRVTGIPKLENVKRLEIKFCVKMFREQLHLSLKIGRDLVRLLQDLVHISEFKEIWNDLVCSDVSKIYQLKTSSRYFLLRITPEMETQLRFLLGNVKLGSHKRHQIWFLKKFLLGPEKETVLIDIVRFICCVVHPTNEIIRSEIMPRWAVIGWFLDLCKQNHHVEGRVKLALFYDWLFFDERIDSIMNVEPAVLLMLWSIPQYPHITHSLLEFLLHLVDTYDIACRDMIMRGVASAFREIERKGVVQSLDMFLSNPEIATDLKKKLANLLSCHQDIN comes from the coding sequence ATGGAAAAGGGAAATCCTTTCGTTGCGTCCTTACACGAAGTAGAGAACCAACTTGAACTGTCACTGCGTCAAGCCTTTGAGAGTCTCGAGCCGAAGTTGCAGCCACCCTTCTCCCTGGATATCCCAGACCCGCAAGAGTCTCTTGAGCTCAGTAGAGCCATCGTTTATGCCCTGTTATGCGATTCTGGTTCCTCTAAAACCCACATCAAGCACCTACATGCTGTCGTCACGGATGGGTATGCGTTTTTCACTAGTTTGCTTGTTGGAATCGTTGTTGAACTGTACGGTAAACTTGTTGACTCAGCTAAAGTTCAGCTGCTTTGGTTAACAAAGGAGATGGTTGATGCCTCGAGTGTGGGACTCGAGGATTTGCTTGTTTCTTTGCTGAGACGCATTGGAAGTGGGGATTATGGGGAGCAGAATGTTTGGCTTTGCTCTGAACTGGTGAGCTTGTTTCTTGACAAATGGGATTGCTTGCTTGAAGATGCGCCCTTGGTCTTGACTAGTGCTCTCTACAGCTTCCTTCGTTTGTTAGCGGATCATTGTAGGGTCACAGGCATACCGAAGCTGGAAAACGTGAAGAGGCTAGAGATCAAGTTCTGTGTCAAAATGTTTAGAGAGCAGCTGCATTTGAGTTTGAAGATTGGAAGGGATCTTGTCCGGTTATTACAGGACCTAGTTCACATCTCCGAGTTTAAAGAGATATGGAATGATTTGGTGTGCTCTGACGTTTCAAAGATTTATCAGTTGAAGACTTCAAGTAGATACTTCCTTCTCCGGATCACTCCTGAGATGGAAACCCAGTTAAGGTTTTTGCTTGGGAATGTGAAGCTTGGAAGCCATAAGCGGCATCAGATATGGTTCTTGAAGAAGTTTCTCTTAGGTCCTGAGAAAGAAACAGTTCTGATCGACATAGTCCGGTTCATCTGCTGTGTTGTTCACCCAACTAACGAGATCATCCGGTCAGAGATCATGCCGAGATGGGCTGTTATAGGTTGGTTTCTAGACCTGTGCAAGCAAAATCATCACGTCGAAGGGAGGGTTAAGCTGGCTCTCTTTTACGACTGGCTATTCTTTGACGAAAGAATTGACAGCATTATGAATGTTGAACCTGCTGTGCTATTGATGCTATGGTCGATACCTCAGTATCCACACATCACTCACTCTTTACTTGAGTTTTTGCTTCATCTTGTGGACACTTATGACATAGCCTGTCGAGATATGATCATGAGAGGTGTGGCATCAGCTTTCAGAGAGATTGAGAGAAAGGGAGTGGTTCAATCGCTGGATATGTTCCTATCAAATCCTGAGATTGCAACAGATCTAAAGAAGAAGCTAGCAAACTTGTTGTCATGTCATCAGGACATTAACTGA
- the LOC103857545 gene encoding WPP domain-associated protein, whose protein sequence is MEVDEFVMVEDGSSESRDDGLSAEVNGVVKENENVNVNVAFLDDFESYWDDVNIGLMISRVVNDTILRATVAAVEAEAAQKIAEKDLELSRVRETLSLYHVGSEEIEASSDKASLELTDGSLNSLKNVARKQLVMLVEELTSLRKYVHVNKAGATVDDDTSGAHEIGSKTVDKMLDSLKSILETVLKRKNETELPPSWQQEHDFQKVIESAVVTTFVRSLKDEYQQRLLEKEAECGGNKSSLLGNIKEITGLRQELEAIRKALSDHENGDIEAGEVGDRKRVEQLHRKMSASLSSALDTNGKHDVGSVPENFDTLKHLTPIELINHFNTEMNQMKRDHDYEIQEMTEQCFTFKRKYLNLKERGSFSFVGKGKELDALKKKIPSVISKLDKILVEDEKLVSEGKNNAEFKSRLDSLLLENHQLKDSLSEAAEKMSQFSQAEADHQKLIRRLELDADDSHVEASIAEDVRRCFMKEFLGQIRSAKQETDLEHSKMREAYELILKDLESKADRESKDGFVDSCLESLITEECSAVIYKEALKEADKKTVELNLRVTENEEALKLAMVDKKRLNEEIHRLECLVKEKEGLVQTAVSDLAAERKKLEVVSRQIKDLQSHTEEQQMKIQETSEALRVMSARELEKIAGYEKKISGLRRELDLIRENWEETKDEKRKTEEKLSATKAEKESLRKQLLSLDLVPQKFMEGFNILEGLVAEKTQKTNSRLKNMHSQLCDLSHQINELKGKASMYKQRFEKKSSDLQKAEAEVDLLGDEVETLLDLLEKIYIALDHYSPVLKHYPGIIEILKLVRRELSGEAKRPPAD, encoded by the exons ATGGAGGTGGACGAGTTTGTCATGGTTGAGGATGGTAGTTCTGAGTCTCGTGACGACGGATTATCAGCCGAGGTTAATGGTGTTGTGAAAGAGAATGAGAATGTGAATGTGAATGTTGCTTTTCTTGATGATTTTGAGTCTTACTGGGATGATGTCAATATTGGGCTGATGATCTCACGAGTTGTGAACGACACGATTTTAAGGGCAACTGTTGCTGCTGTCGAGGCTGAAGCTGCTCAGAAGATTGCTGAGAAAGACCTTGAGCTGTCAAGAGTTAGGGAGACGCTGTCTCTGTACCATGTGGGTTCCGAAGAGATTGAAGCTTCCAGTGATAAGGCGTCTTTGGAACTTACAGATGGGTCTTTGAACAGTCTTAAAAATGTAGCGAGAAAACAGTTGGTGATGCTCGTTGAAGAGCTCACCAGTTTGAGAAAGTATGTTCACGTCAATAAAGCAGGCGCCACCGTGGATGATGATACGTCAGGTGCGCATGAGATCGGGTCCAAAACCGTGGATAAAATGCTTGATTCCTTGAAGAGCATACTAGAGACTGTGTTGAAGCGTAAGAATGAGACAGAGCTTCCCCCCTCGTGGCAGCAGGAGCATGATTTTCAAAAAGTAATCGAGTCTGCAGTGGTGACTACTTTTGTTCGGAGTCTCAAGGATGAGTATCAACAAAGGTTGTTGGAGAAAGAAGCGGAGTGTGGTGGTAACAAGAGTTCGTTACTTGGGAATATTAAAGAGATCACTGGTCTGCGCCAGGAGTTAGAGGCGATTCGTAAAGCGCTTTCTGATCATGAAAACGGAGACATAGAGGCAGGGGAGGTCGGGGACAGGAAAAGAGTAGAGCAGTTGCACCGCAAGATGTCGGCAAGCCTTAGTTCAGCTTTGGACACAAATGGTAAGCATGATGTTGGCTCAGTCCCCGAGAACTTTGACACTTTGAAGCACTTGACACCGATTGAGTTGATCAATCACTTTAACACCGAGATGAATCAAATGAAAAGGGACCATGATTATGAGATACAGGAGATGACTGAGCAATGCTTTACCTTTAAGCGAAAGTACTTGAACTTGAAGGAAAGgggttctttttcttttgttgggaAGGGCAAGGAGCTAGATGCGTTGAAAAAGAAGATCCCATCTGTCATCTCGAAATTGGACAAGATTTTGGTGGAAGATGAGAAGTTGGTGTCTGAAGGAAAGAACAATGCTGAGTTTAAGAGCCGATTGGATTCTCTTCTGCTGGAAAATCACCAACTGAAGGATTCACTCTCAGAGGCTGCTGAGAAGATGTCACAGTTTTCTCAAGCTGAAGCAGATCATCAGAAGTTGATTCGAAGGCTAGAACTAGATGCTGATGATTCTCATGTTGAAGCCTCTATCGCTGAAGATGTTCGTAGGTGTTTCATGAAGGAGTTTCTGGGTCAGATTAGAAGTGCAAAACAGGAAACGGATTTGGAACATAGTAAGATGAGAGAAGCTTATGAGTTGATATTGAAAGATCTTGAGAGTAAAGCTGACCGTGAAAGCAAGGATGGCTTTGTAGACTCTTGTCTCGAGTCTTTGATAACGGAAGAGTGTAGTGCTGTAATATACAAAGAAGCCTTGAAGGAAGCTGATAAGAAAACTGTAGAGTTGAACCTGCGTGTAACAGAGAATGAAGAAGCTTTGAAATTAGCGATGGTTGACAAGAAAAGACTGAACGAGGAGATTCATCGGCTGGAATGTCTCGTCAAGGAGAAAGAGGGTTTAGTCCAAACAGCTGTGAGTGACTTGGCTGCAGAGAGAAAGAAACTTGAGGTAGTCTCTCGACAGATTAAAGATCTGCAATCTCATACAGAAGAGCAACAAATGAAGATTCAGGAGACAAGCGAAGCATTAAGAGTTATGTCGGCACGTGAGCTAGAAAAGATAGCAGGCTATGAGAAGAAGATCTCCGGATTGAGAAGAGAGCTAGATTTAATAAGAGAGAATTGGGAGGAAACCAAAGACGAGAAAAGGAAAACTGAGGAGAAGCTATCAGCGACAAAAGCAGAGAAAGAGTCACTTAGAAAGCAGCTTCTGTCTCTCGACTTAGTTCCTCAAAAATTCATGGAAGGTTTCAACATTCTAGAGGGCTTGGTAGCAGAAAAGACGCAGAAAACGAATTCAAG GTTGAAAAACATGCACAGTCAACTGTGTGATCTTTCACATCAAATAAATGAACTCAAGGGGAAAGCATCGATGTACAAGCAACGATTTGAGAAAAAGTCAAGTGACCTCCAAAAGGCCGAGGCTGAG GTTGATCTTCTTGGAGATGAGGTTGAAACACTCTTGGATCTTCTTGAGAAAATTTATATAGCTCTAGATCATTACTCTCCAGTTCTAAAGCATTACCCTGGC ATCATTGAGATTTTGAAGCTTGTCCGGAGAGAGCTTAGCGGAGAAGCAAAGAGACCACCAGCAGATTGA
- the LOC103857547 gene encoding probable protein phosphatase 2C 28: MKDTTKSSTYSPEEILMHAVKKRKAASGDLRKAVEVLQNQEEVDHLRDEEEKETPLDDENDDDDDEEEDKKYCRRGFGHGYHLVKGQMGHGMEDYIVADTKTVEGHKLGLYAIFDGHSGRNVADYLQNHLFYNILSQPDFWKKPKKAIKRAYKLTDDYILSSVVGSRGGSTAVTAIVVDGKKLVVANVGDSRAILCRESDVVKQLTVDHEPEKERELVERKGGFVSTKPGNVPRVDGQLAMTRAFGDGRLKEHISVRPDIEIVEIHGDTKFLILASDGLWKVMSNEEAWDEIKEVRNAEKAAKALVDEALARGSKDDISCVVVCFN; the protein is encoded by the exons ATGAAGGATACCACCAAG AGCTCAACTTACAGTCCCGAGGAAATACTTATGCATGCAGTCAAG AAGCGAAAAGCAGCAAGTGGAGATCTCAGGAAAGCTGTGGAAGTGCTCCAG AACCAGGAAGAAGTAGATCACTTacgtgatgaagaagaaaaagaaacacctcttgatgatgaaaatgatgatgatgatgatgaggaggaagataaaaaatattgtagacGTGGGTTTGGTCATGGATACCATCTAGTAAAAGGCCAAATGGGTCATGGCATGGAAGATTACATCGTGGCCGATACAAAAACAGTCGAAGGCCACAAGCTTGGGTTATACGCCATATTCGATGGACACTCGGGCCGTAATGTTGCAGATTACTTGCAGAACCATCTTTTTTATAACATCTTGAGTCAG cCGGATTTTTGGAAAAAACCTAAGAAGGCAATCAAGAGAGCGTATAAACTCACGGACGACTACATTCTGAGTAGTGTGGTTGGTTCACGAGGTGGCTCCACGGCCGTGACGGCTATAGTCGTTGACGGGAAGAAACTTGTGGTTGCAAACGTTGGAGATTCAAGAGCAATCTTGTGTCGTGAGAGTGATGTTGTCAAACAACTTACGGTTGATCATGAAcctgagaaagagagagagcttgtAGAGAGGAAAGGTGGCTTCGTCTCCACAAAGCCAG GTAATGTTCCAAGAGTCGATGGACAACTAGCGATGACACGTGCGTTTGGAGATGGACGTCTTAAAGAACATATTAGTGTGAGGCCGGACATAGAGATTGTTGAGATCCATGGTGACACAAAGTTCTTGATCTTGGCAAGCGATGGACTTTGGAAG GTGATGTCGAATGAAGAGGCATGGGATGAGATCAAAGAGGTTAGGAACGCAGAGAAAG